One window from the genome of Sandaracinaceae bacterium encodes:
- a CDS encoding HEAT repeat domain-containing protein, which translates to MMYFNKALFAAAILALAMPLGAAAQENDSAGGHDRSRGELSPGTEAPTRDALMQAIESGSPERLATLLEYGERVECHACVPMLERQLLESDDALVREMSAWWLRRRPFGFAAVMREIRTVLATDADPVRRARAAEAIGEFMDPHGVPHLRDALADTDARVREAAVRGLGRINSPGGNEGIVQAFTDADANVREAAVGQVLYVNFFRDHDALIGLLADDTLEVRRRAALALGTFRVAEAVPALDAMLRSDDEMGRQAAAWALGRIGSSEARAALRSITETDETSPRVWDAIEVARNM; encoded by the coding sequence ATGATGTACTTCAACAAGGCCTTGTTCGCCGCGGCCATCCTCGCGCTGGCCATGCCCCTCGGGGCGGCGGCTCAGGAGAACGACTCGGCAGGGGGCCACGACCGTTCGCGCGGTGAGCTCAGCCCCGGCACCGAGGCGCCCACCCGCGACGCGCTGATGCAGGCGATCGAGAGCGGCTCGCCCGAGCGCCTCGCCACCCTGCTCGAGTACGGGGAGCGCGTGGAGTGCCACGCCTGTGTCCCGATGCTCGAGCGTCAGCTGCTCGAGAGCGACGACGCGCTGGTGCGTGAGATGAGCGCGTGGTGGCTTCGCCGCCGTCCGTTCGGCTTCGCCGCCGTCATGCGCGAGATCCGCACCGTGCTCGCCACGGACGCCGACCCGGTCCGCCGGGCCCGCGCGGCCGAGGCCATCGGGGAGTTCATGGACCCGCACGGCGTGCCGCACCTCCGCGACGCGCTGGCCGACACGGACGCCCGCGTCCGCGAGGCAGCGGTCCGTGGCCTCGGGCGCATCAACTCGCCCGGCGGCAACGAGGGCATCGTGCAGGCCTTCACCGACGCGGACGCGAACGTCCGTGAGGCGGCGGTCGGCCAGGTCCTCTACGTGAACTTCTTCCGCGACCACGACGCGCTCATCGGCCTCCTCGCCGACGACACGCTCGAGGTCCGGCGCCGCGCGGCGCTCGCCCTGGGCACCTTCCGGGTGGCCGAGGCGGTCCCCGCGCTCGACGCCATGCTGCGGAGCGACGACGAGATGGGGCGGCAGGCGGCAGCCTGGGCGCTCGGCCGCATCGGGTCTTCGGAGGCGCGCGCCGCGCTCCGCAGCATCACCGAGACGGACGAGACCAGCCCGCGCGTGTGGGACGCCATCGAGGTGGCCCGCAACATGTGA